The following are encoded together in the Oncorhynchus nerka isolate Pitt River linkage group LG23, Oner_Uvic_2.0, whole genome shotgun sequence genome:
- the syt5b gene encoding synaptotagmin Vb yields the protein MRMASVQFRARRAAEPAEPEPEPEKEPEQVEEPAAHVPPAHHPGHHNYDHMKNKFMNEIGHLPLPMWAVVAIVVVVLVLVGCCTFCLFKKCFGKKKKTKKVRERKAGRRRKADNEGGGEGGDKEEGDKKEGEGEEKEQEKLGKLEFSLDYNFTDAQLIVGILQAQDLAAMDMGGTSDPYVKVYLLPDKKKKHETKVQRKNLCPVFNETFIFKIPYTELGGKILVLQVFDFDRFSKHDVIGEIKIPMNSVDLGQPMQCWRDLENSEKEEAEKLGDVCISLRYVPTAGKLTINIMEAKNLKKMDVGGLSDPFVKIVLQHNGKRIKKKKTTVKKNTLNPYFNESFSFEIPFEQIQKVQVVITVYDYDKLGSNDAIGKTFMGYGATGVGLKHWSEMLANPRRPVAQWHVLCPEEEVDAALKVPPR from the exons ATGAGGATGGCCAGTGTGCAGTTCCGGGCCCGTCGGGCTGCGGAGCCGGCAGAACCAGAACCTGAACCTGAAAAAGAGCCAGAGCAAGTAGAGGAGCCAGCTGCCCACGTCCCTCCAGCACACCACCCCGGCCACCACAACTATGACCACATGAAGAACAAGTTCATGAATGAGATTGGCCATCTGCCAC TCCCTATGTGGGCAGTTGTGGCCATCGTCGTAGTGGTGCTGGTGTTGGTAGGATGCTGCACCTTCTGCCTCTTCAAAAAATGCTTTGGGAAAAAGAAAAAAACTAAGAAAGTGAGGGAGAGGAAGGCTGGCCGCCGGAGGAAGGCAGACAacgaaggaggaggagagggtggcgATAAG GAAGAAGGGGATAAGaaagaaggggaaggagaggagaaggagcaggagaAGCTGGGGAAACTGGAGTTCTCCTTGGACTACAACTTCACAGATGCCCAG CTTATAGTGGGTATCCTCCAGGCTCAGGATCTAGCTGCCATGGATATGGGGGGTACCTCAGACCCCTATGTAAAAGTCTACCTGCTCCCAGACAAAAAGAAGAAGCATGAAACTAAGGTCCAGCGCAAGAACCTGTGCCCGGTTTTCAACGAGACCTTCATCTTCAAG ATCCCATACACGGAGTTGGGAGGGAAGATCCTGGTGTTGCAGGTCTTCGACTTTGACCGTTTCTCCAAGCATGATGTGATTGGGGAGATAAAGATCCCCATGAACAGTGTGGATCTGGGACAACCAATGCAATGTTGGAGGGACCTGGAGAACAGTGAAAAAGAAGAG GCAGAGAAACTGGGTGATGTCTGCATCTCCTTGCGCTACGTACCTACTGCTGGCAAACTCACGATCAACATCATGGAGGCCAAGAACCTAAAGAAGATGGATGTTGGTGGCTTATCAG ATCCATTTGTGAAGATTGTTCTGCAGCACAATGGGAAACGAATCAAGAAGAAGAAGACAACTGTCAAGAAGAACACACTCAACCCTTACTTCAATGAGAGCTTCAGCTTTGAGATTCCCTTCGAGCAGATTCAG AAAGTGCAGGTCGTCATAACAGTGTATGACTACGACAAGCTTGGGAGCAACGATGCAATCGGGAAGACCTTCATGGGTTACGGTGCCACAGGAGTTGGTCTGAAACATTGGTCTGAAATGTTGGCCAATCCCAGACGTCCAGTTGCCCAATGGCATGTCCTCTgcccagaggaggaggtggatGCAGCTCTGAAGGTCCCACCTCGTTAA
- the zgc:56095 gene encoding ferritin, lower subunit-like isoform X2, whose translation MQSQVNHNFHPESEVNINKLVNIKLNASYTYLSLGMYFDRDDVALRSFSSFFLERSVKEREQAEKLLEYQNMRGGRVLLQPIAKPSREDWRGGLDAITFSLEFQKTLNTSLLEVHRGANTHTDPHLCDFLEQHFLSDSHDTIKMLGDHLGSLTRLTSSETHGSMGEYLFDKHTL comes from the exons ATGCAGTCGCAGGTAAATCACAACTTCCACCCAGAGAGTGAGGTGAACATCAACAAGCTGGTGAACATCAAGCTGAATGCATCCTACACCTACCTCTCCCTG GGGATGTATTTCGACAGGGACGATGTGGCATTGCGCAGCTTCTCTAGTTTTTTCCTGGAGCGctctgtgaaggagagagagcaagcagAAAAATTGCTGGAATACCAGAATATGAGAGGCGGTCGCGTTCTCCTTCAGCCCATCGCT AAACCCAGCAGGGAGGACTGGCGAGGTGGCCTGGATGCCATCACCTTCTCCCTGGAGTTTCAGAAAACCCTCAACACGTCCCTCCTCGAAGTGCACCGTGGTGCCAACACTCACACTGACCCCCAT CTGTGTGACTTCCTAGAGCAGCACTTCCTGTCCGACAGCCATGACACCATCAAGATGCTGGGTGACCATCTGGGCAGCCTGACCCGCCTCACTTCCTCCGAGACCCATGGCTCCATGGGAGAATACCTGTTTGACAAGCACACCCTGTAA
- the zgc:56095 gene encoding ferritin, lower subunit-like isoform X1 encodes MYPSTEPDQKTAPSAPSTAPLFWVAGWDPIHCPGWWAKQRIRFGTVVFLVVMLGMYFDRDDVALRSFSSFFLERSVKEREQAEKLLEYQNMRGGRVLLQPIAKPSREDWRGGLDAITFSLEFQKTLNTSLLEVHRGANTHTDPHLCDFLEQHFLSDSHDTIKMLGDHLGSLTRLTSSETHGSMGEYLFDKHTL; translated from the exons ATGTACCCGTCTACGGAGCCAGACCAGAAGACCGCGCCATCTGCCCCTTCTacggcgccgttgttttgggttgccggctgggatccgatccattgtcctgggtggtgggccaaacagaggatccgcttcgggacagttgtattcctggtcgtaatgttg GGGATGTATTTCGACAGGGACGATGTGGCATTGCGCAGCTTCTCTAGTTTTTTCCTGGAGCGctctgtgaaggagagagagcaagcagAAAAATTGCTGGAATACCAGAATATGAGAGGCGGTCGCGTTCTCCTTCAGCCCATCGCT AAACCCAGCAGGGAGGACTGGCGAGGTGGCCTGGATGCCATCACCTTCTCCCTGGAGTTTCAGAAAACCCTCAACACGTCCCTCCTCGAAGTGCACCGTGGTGCCAACACTCACACTGACCCCCAT CTGTGTGACTTCCTAGAGCAGCACTTCCTGTCCGACAGCCATGACACCATCAAGATGCTGGGTGACCATCTGGGCAGCCTGACCCGCCTCACTTCCTCCGAGACCCATGGCTCCATGGGAGAATACCTGTTTGACAAGCACACCCTGTAA